A single region of the Pseudomonas sp. GGS8 genome encodes:
- a CDS encoding HBL/NHE enterotoxin family protein, whose amino-acid sequence MDAQKKLFFPFALKPVPNVTSIANLQSSPPTFAAGSNDPLPIDQQLANAFNANNAVMAYVLGIGNTRLPTISPSPTWYSTFQTAFSNAQIHANGWYPIAANLVSIPNSIAGYGIAFNVSMSTINSLVSVLQSDPTNATAIAALKTQFSRLISQIRSYTQSAVTVQQTITEFSNTLASDATVLSTAVNDSTREQQVDQQKIAEFKAHIASLQSEISHWQTVETAAAIAAGVAFFAGAVIAIFSFGIGLAFGIVSAAALITTMVIASNKVQALKSQVEADNSNMNAVTRQAASLAVLNDQINALIALSQAASTQIALVLQVWQELESELNTVLTDLTNCSGNVTDLNLGELQQNLNAANQDWQTLVGLCNTIASITYNQATPPTANI is encoded by the coding sequence ATGGACGCGCAAAAAAAGTTGTTTTTCCCCTTCGCCCTGAAACCCGTACCGAACGTCACGAGTATCGCAAACTTACAGAGCTCGCCGCCTACTTTCGCTGCCGGATCCAACGACCCTTTGCCGATTGATCAACAGTTGGCCAATGCTTTCAATGCCAACAATGCTGTCATGGCGTATGTGTTAGGTATTGGCAATACGAGACTACCGACTATCTCCCCTTCGCCAACGTGGTACAGCACATTCCAAACAGCTTTCAGCAACGCACAAATCCACGCCAACGGGTGGTATCCGATTGCGGCTAACTTGGTGAGCATACCCAACTCCATTGCAGGATACGGCATTGCTTTCAACGTCAGCATGTCGACCATCAATTCATTGGTCAGTGTATTGCAGTCCGATCCTACCAACGCCACTGCGATTGCAGCGTTGAAAACACAATTCAGCCGCTTGATCTCTCAGATTCGTTCTTACACGCAAAGCGCCGTGACGGTCCAGCAGACCATTACCGAGTTCAGCAATACCTTGGCATCCGATGCAACAGTGCTTTCAACGGCTGTAAATGACTCGACTAGGGAGCAACAAGTAGATCAGCAGAAAATTGCAGAGTTCAAGGCACATATCGCTTCGCTACAGTCTGAAATCAGTCATTGGCAAACTGTTGAGACGGCAGCAGCCATTGCGGCGGGCGTTGCATTCTTTGCAGGTGCTGTTATCGCCATTTTCTCGTTCGGAATTGGGCTGGCATTCGGGATCGTTTCTGCCGCGGCCTTGATTACTACGATGGTGATCGCTTCAAACAAGGTTCAAGCGTTGAAGAGTCAGGTGGAGGCTGACAACAGCAATATGAATGCGGTTACGCGGCAGGCTGCAAGCCTGGCTGTACTGAACGATCAAATCAATGCGCTGATCGCACTTTCCCAGGCCGCAAGCACCCAGATTGCCCTCGTCCTGCAGGTCTGGCAAGAGCTGGAATCCGAACTGAACACAGTCCTGACGGACCTAACCAACTGCAGCGGCAACGTCACTGACTTGAACCTCGGCGAGCTTCAGCAGAATCTGAACGCGGCCAATCAGGATTGGCAGACATTGGTCGGGCTCTGCAACACGATTGCCTCTATCACCTACAATCAGGCAACTCCGCCCACCGCCAATATCTAA
- the catA gene encoding catechol 1,2-dioxygenase, whose translation MNVKISHTASVQKFLEEASGLLNDAGDPRVKALVYRILRDSVNIIEDLAVTPEEFWNAVNYLNVLGARQEAGLLVAGLGLEHYLDLLMDAEDEQAGKSGGTPRTIEGPLYVAGAPLSNFEARLDDGVDPGVVLFMQGQVRNTAGEPLAGAVVDVWHANTGGTYSYFDTAQSEFNLRRRIVTDAEGRYRFRSIVPSGYGCPPDGPTQQLLDQLGRHGQRPAHIHFFISAPDHRHLTTQINLDGDQYLHDDFAYATRDELIAKITFSDDPQRAAAHGVSGRFAEIDFDFTLQSSAQPEEQQRHERVRALED comes from the coding sequence ATGAACGTCAAGATTTCCCACACTGCCAGTGTCCAGAAGTTTCTCGAAGAGGCCAGCGGCCTGCTCAACGACGCCGGCGATCCGCGAGTCAAAGCGCTGGTTTACCGCATCCTGCGCGATTCGGTGAACATCATCGAAGACCTGGCCGTGACCCCGGAAGAATTCTGGAACGCCGTCAATTACCTCAACGTGCTGGGTGCGCGGCAGGAGGCCGGTCTGTTGGTGGCCGGGCTTGGTCTTGAGCATTACCTCGACCTGCTGATGGATGCCGAAGACGAGCAGGCCGGTAAATCCGGCGGCACCCCGCGGACCATCGAAGGGCCGCTGTATGTGGCGGGTGCGCCGCTGTCGAACTTCGAAGCGCGACTGGACGATGGCGTCGATCCGGGCGTGGTGCTGTTCATGCAAGGCCAGGTGCGCAACACCGCCGGCGAACCGCTGGCCGGGGCGGTGGTTGATGTCTGGCACGCCAACACCGGCGGCACCTATTCCTACTTCGATACCGCCCAGTCCGAGTTCAACCTGCGTCGCCGGATCGTCACCGATGCCGAGGGTCGCTACCGCTTTCGCAGCATCGTGCCGTCGGGCTACGGTTGCCCGCCGGACGGTCCGACCCAGCAACTGCTCGATCAACTGGGCCGTCATGGTCAGCGGCCGGCGCACATTCACTTCTTCATTTCGGCCCCGGACCATCGTCATCTGACCACCCAGATCAACCTCGATGGCGATCAGTACCTGCATGACGATTTCGCTTACGCCACCCGTGACGAGCTGATCGCCAAGATCACTTTCAGCGACGATCCGCAGCGTGCGGCGGCCCATGGTGTGAGCGGTCGTTTTGCCGAAATCGATTTCGATTTCACCCTGCAGTCGTCCGCCCAGCCTGAGGAGCAGCAACGTCACGAGCGGGTCCGCGCACTCGAGGACTGA
- the benA gene encoding benzoate 1,2-dioxygenase large subunit, which yields MSLRLEYLHSLLEEDPEQGIYRCKREMFTDPRLFDLEMQHIFEGNWLYLAHESQIPNKNDFYTTTMGRQSIFIARNKDGELNAFINACSHRGAMLCRHKTGNKSSYTCPFHGWTFNNSGKLLKVKDPAAAGYPASFNCEGSHDLTRVARFESYRGFLFGSLKADVVPLVEHLGESAKIIDMIVDQSADGLEVLRGSSSYIYEGNWKLTAENGADGYHVSSVHWNYAATQNQRKQREAGEDIRTMSAGTWARQGGGFYSFDKGHMLLWTRWSNPEDRPLYERRDELARDFGQARADWMIENSRNLCLYPNVYLMDQFSSQIRIARPISVNRTEITIYCIAPKGESDHARSSRIRQYEDFFNVSGMATPDDLEEFRSCQTGYQGSVTTWNDMSRGAEHWIEGADDAAKEIDLHPLLSGVRTEDEGLFVLQHKYWQQTMLKALAAEQSELIAVEAVQ from the coding sequence ATGTCCCTGCGACTCGAATACCTTCACTCCCTGCTTGAAGAAGACCCTGAACAGGGTATCTATCGCTGCAAGCGCGAGATGTTCACTGACCCGCGGCTGTTCGACCTCGAGATGCAACACATCTTCGAAGGCAACTGGCTGTACCTGGCGCACGAAAGCCAGATCCCCAATAAAAACGACTTCTACACCACCACCATGGGGCGCCAGTCGATCTTCATCGCGCGCAACAAGGACGGTGAGTTGAACGCCTTTATCAATGCGTGCAGCCACCGCGGGGCGATGCTCTGCCGGCACAAGACCGGCAACAAGAGTTCGTACACCTGCCCGTTCCACGGCTGGACCTTCAACAACTCCGGCAAGCTGCTCAAGGTCAAGGACCCGGCGGCGGCCGGTTACCCGGCGAGCTTCAATTGCGAAGGCTCCCACGACCTGACCCGCGTCGCGCGTTTCGAGTCCTATCGCGGTTTCCTGTTCGGCAGCCTGAAGGCCGACGTGGTGCCGTTGGTGGAGCACCTGGGCGAGTCGGCGAAGATCATCGACATGATCGTCGACCAGTCCGCCGATGGCCTGGAAGTGCTGCGCGGTTCCTCCAGTTACATCTACGAAGGCAACTGGAAACTCACCGCCGAAAACGGTGCCGACGGCTATCACGTCAGTTCGGTGCACTGGAACTACGCCGCCACCCAGAACCAACGCAAGCAGCGCGAAGCCGGCGAAGACATCCGCACCATGAGCGCCGGCACCTGGGCCAGGCAGGGCGGTGGTTTCTATTCCTTCGACAAGGGCCACATGCTGCTCTGGACCCGTTGGTCCAACCCTGAGGACCGTCCGCTGTATGAGCGCCGCGACGAGTTGGCCCGGGACTTCGGCCAGGCCCGCGCCGACTGGATGATCGAGAACTCGCGCAACCTGTGCCTGTACCCGAATGTGTACCTGATGGACCAGTTCAGCTCGCAGATTCGCATCGCCCGGCCGATCTCGGTCAACCGCACCGAGATCACCATTTACTGCATCGCCCCCAAAGGTGAAAGCGACCACGCCCGCTCGAGTCGCATTCGGCAGTACGAGGACTTTTTCAACGTCAGCGGCATGGCCACTCCAGACGATCTGGAAGAGTTTCGTTCCTGCCAGACCGGCTACCAGGGCAGCGTCACCACCTGGAACGACATGTCCCGTGGTGCCGAACACTGGATTGAAGGCGCCGATGACGCGGCCAAGGAAATCGACCTGCATCCGTTACTCAGCGGCGTGCGCACCGAAGACGAAGGCCTGTTCGTGCTGCAACACAAATACTGGCAGCAGACCATGCTCAAAGCCCTGGCTGCCGAACAGTCCGAACTGATTGCAGTGGAGGCCGTGCAATGA
- the catC gene encoding muconolactone Delta-isomerase → MLFHVKMTVNLPVDMNPERAAQLKADEKALAQRLQEQGKWRHLWRIAGLYANYSVFDVDSVQELHDLLMQLPLYPYMAIEVNALCRHPSSIREDDR, encoded by the coding sequence ATGCTGTTTCACGTAAAAATGACCGTGAATTTACCGGTCGACATGAACCCGGAGCGCGCCGCACAGCTCAAGGCCGACGAGAAAGCCCTGGCCCAGCGCCTGCAAGAGCAAGGCAAGTGGCGTCATCTGTGGCGCATCGCCGGGCTCTATGCCAATTACAGCGTGTTCGACGTCGACAGCGTTCAGGAACTGCACGACCTGCTGATGCAATTGCCGCTGTACCCGTACATGGCCATCGAGGTCAACGCGCTGTGCCGGCATCCTTCTTCCATCCGCGAGGACGACCGCTGA
- a CDS encoding AraC family transcriptional regulator produces the protein MMQTQLLSHRSRIFDHADPYAVSGYVNQHVGNHCLQMPRVGRPLASLDHRKFASLDLCRISYGASVRVTSGALDSIYHLQVLLRGNCLWRGHGQEHYFAPGELLLINPDDPVDLTYSSDCEKFILKVPTRLLESVCEEQRWRYPGQGVRFLENRYQLNQLEGFVGLLAMICQEAEAAEPIPRVQEHYAQIVVSKMLGLMKTNVMRTDPGSASATFEALVDYIARNLKQDIDSEELARQARMSLRSLYGLFERNAGDTPKNYIRQKKLERIHANLSDPTCNVRNVTEVAMDYGFLHLGRFSDRYRKQFGELPSDTLKRRH, from the coding sequence ATGATGCAAACGCAATTGTTGAGTCATCGCAGCAGAATCTTCGACCATGCCGACCCGTACGCGGTCTCCGGCTACGTCAATCAGCACGTCGGCAACCATTGCCTGCAGATGCCCAGGGTCGGTCGACCGCTGGCCAGTCTCGATCATCGCAAATTTGCCAGCCTTGACCTGTGCCGCATCAGTTATGGCGCCAGCGTGCGGGTTACCTCAGGCGCGCTGGACAGCATCTATCACTTGCAAGTGTTGCTGCGCGGCAACTGCCTGTGGCGTGGACACGGTCAGGAACACTACTTTGCGCCTGGGGAGTTGCTGCTGATCAACCCGGACGATCCGGTGGATCTGACCTATTCCAGTGATTGCGAAAAATTCATCCTGAAAGTCCCCACCCGGCTGTTGGAGTCGGTGTGCGAGGAGCAGCGCTGGCGGTATCCAGGGCAGGGCGTGCGGTTTCTGGAGAACCGTTATCAGCTCAATCAACTGGAAGGTTTCGTCGGCCTGCTGGCGATGATTTGCCAGGAAGCGGAAGCCGCCGAGCCGATTCCCCGCGTGCAGGAGCACTATGCGCAAATCGTGGTCAGCAAAATGCTCGGCCTGATGAAGACCAACGTCATGCGCACCGATCCCGGCTCAGCCTCGGCCACGTTCGAGGCGCTGGTCGATTACATCGCCCGCAACCTCAAGCAGGATATCGACAGCGAAGAGCTGGCGCGCCAGGCACGGATGAGCCTGCGTTCGCTGTATGGGTTGTTCGAACGTAACGCGGGGGACACGCCGAAAAACTACATCCGGCAGAAGAAACTCGAACGCATTCACGCCAACCTGAGCGACCCAACCTGCAACGTGCGCAACGTCACCGAAGTGGCCATGGATTACGGCTTTCTGCACCTGGGACGGTTCTCCGACCGCTACCGCAAACAGTTCGGCGAATTGCCTTCCGACACCCTCAAGCGCCGTCATTGA
- the osmE gene encoding osmotically-inducible lipoprotein OsmE, with protein MNKPLCALIAVLAATSGCNTESHIYRDQPLVAKVEAGMTKDQVEQIGGKPLSITDRTVEPGSCFDYKLTQAGHQQPYSVSFDGRGQVDHKAFMTCAEWSRVQQKARAYSPSTGGMGGGY; from the coding sequence ATGAACAAGCCTCTATGCGCTCTGATCGCCGTGCTGGCGGCGACAAGTGGCTGTAACACAGAATCGCATATCTACCGGGACCAACCGCTGGTCGCCAAGGTCGAAGCCGGCATGACCAAGGATCAGGTCGAGCAGATTGGCGGCAAGCCGCTATCGATCACCGATCGCACGGTGGAGCCAGGCTCTTGCTTTGATTACAAGCTGACCCAGGCCGGCCATCAGCAGCCGTATAGCGTCAGTTTTGATGGCAGGGGCCAGGTCGACCATAAAGCCTTCATGACCTGCGCCGAGTGGAGTCGTGTCCAACAAAAAGCCAGAGCGTATTCCCCCTCCACGGGCGGGATGGGCGGCGGTTACTGA
- a CDS encoding 1,6-dihydroxycyclohexa-2,4-diene-1-carboxylate dehydrogenase yields the protein MNRFQEKVALITGAAQGIGRRVAERMAAEGARLILVDRSDLVFELQKELGRDSQVLALTADLEQYSECSRVMRTAVERFGRLDVLVNNVGGTIWAKPFEHYEQQQIEAEVRRSLFPTLWCCHAALPFMLEQGSGAIVNVSSIATRSVNRVPYGAAKGGVNALTACLAFETAGRGVRVNATAPGGTEAPPRLIPRNTAEQSAQEKLWYQQIVDQTLDSSLMKRYGTLDEQASAILFLASDEASYITGMVMPVGGGDLG from the coding sequence ATGAACAGATTCCAAGAAAAAGTCGCGCTGATTACCGGTGCCGCCCAGGGCATTGGCCGGCGCGTAGCTGAACGCATGGCCGCCGAAGGAGCGCGGTTGATTCTGGTCGACCGCTCCGATCTGGTGTTCGAGTTGCAGAAAGAGCTGGGGCGGGACAGCCAGGTACTCGCCCTGACCGCCGACCTTGAACAATACAGCGAATGCAGCCGCGTGATGCGCACCGCCGTCGAACGCTTCGGGCGCCTCGATGTGCTGGTCAACAACGTCGGCGGCACGATCTGGGCCAAGCCTTTCGAGCACTATGAACAGCAGCAGATCGAGGCCGAAGTGCGCCGCTCATTGTTCCCGACGCTGTGGTGCTGCCATGCCGCGTTGCCATTCATGCTTGAACAAGGCAGCGGCGCCATCGTCAACGTTTCATCCATCGCCACCCGCAGCGTCAATCGCGTGCCGTACGGTGCGGCGAAGGGCGGGGTCAACGCGCTGACCGCGTGTCTGGCGTTCGAAACCGCCGGCCGTGGCGTGCGGGTCAACGCGACGGCCCCCGGTGGCACCGAAGCGCCGCCGCGGCTGATCCCGCGCAACACCGCCGAACAAAGCGCTCAGGAAAAGCTGTGGTATCAACAGATCGTCGACCAGACCCTCGACAGCAGTTTGATGAAGCGTTACGGCACGCTGGATGAACAGGCAAGCGCTATTCTGTTTCTGGCCAGCGACGAAGCCTCCTACATCACCGGCATGGTCATGCCGGTCGGTGGCGGCGATTTGGGCTGA
- the benC gene encoding benzoate 1,2-dioxygenase electron transfer component BenC — protein MTHSIAFNFEDGVTRFIDANAGETVADAAYRQGINIPLDCRDGACGTCKCFAEAGRYDMGEDYIEDALSAEEAQQGFVLTCQMRAQSDCVVRVPVSSDVCRTRQAGYEATISAVRRLSDSTIALSIKGEALSKLAFLPGQYVNLGIPGSEQTRAYSFSSLQRDGEVSFLIRNVPGGLMSSFLTGMAKAGDSMSLAGPLGSFYLRDIRRPLLLLAGGTGLAPFTAMLEKIAEQGSAHPLHLIYGVTNDFDLVEMDRLEALAARIPNFSFSACVANPDSGHPLKGYVTQHIEPRHLNDGDVDVYLCGPPPMVEAVSQFIREKGIAPANFYYEKFAASAA, from the coding sequence ATGACTCATTCCATTGCGTTCAATTTCGAAGACGGCGTCACCCGATTCATCGACGCCAACGCTGGTGAGACCGTGGCCGATGCCGCGTACCGCCAGGGCATCAATATTCCTCTGGATTGCCGCGACGGCGCTTGCGGCACCTGCAAGTGTTTCGCTGAAGCCGGGCGTTATGACATGGGCGAGGACTACATCGAAGACGCCCTCAGCGCCGAAGAAGCGCAGCAGGGTTTTGTCCTGACCTGCCAGATGCGTGCGCAGAGCGATTGCGTGGTGCGGGTGCCGGTTTCATCGGATGTCTGCCGCACCCGGCAGGCCGGTTACGAGGCGACCATCAGCGCCGTGCGTCGGCTGTCCGACAGCACCATCGCGCTGTCGATCAAGGGCGAGGCCCTGAGCAAATTGGCGTTTCTGCCGGGGCAGTATGTGAACCTCGGGATTCCCGGTAGCGAGCAGACCCGCGCGTACTCGTTCAGCTCGTTGCAGCGCGACGGCGAGGTCAGTTTTTTGATTCGCAACGTGCCCGGTGGCTTGATGAGCAGTTTTCTGACCGGCATGGCCAAGGCCGGCGACAGCATGAGCCTGGCCGGACCGTTGGGCAGCTTCTATCTGCGTGACATCCGCCGGCCGCTGTTGCTGCTGGCCGGTGGTACCGGTCTGGCGCCGTTCACGGCAATGCTGGAAAAAATCGCCGAGCAGGGCAGCGCGCATCCGCTGCATTTGATCTACGGCGTGACCAACGATTTCGACCTGGTGGAAATGGATCGACTGGAAGCCCTTGCCGCGCGAATCCCGAACTTCAGCTTCAGCGCCTGCGTGGCCAACCCCGACAGCGGGCACCCGCTCAAGGGCTACGTGACGCAACACATCGAGCCACGGCATTTGAACGATGGCGACGTCGATGTCTACCTGTGCGGCCCGCCGCCGATGGTCGAGGCGGTCAGCCAGTTCATTCGCGAAAAAGGCATCGCGCCTGCGAACTTTTACTACGAGAAATTTGCCGCCAGCGCGGCCTGA
- a CDS encoding RtcB family protein: MQQPAYQLLEVANGKPIKLWTEGVPVESEARQQLINTAKMPFIFKHLAVMPDVHLGKGSTIGSVIPTVGAIIPAAVGVDIGCGMIAARTSLTAADLPDNLHGLRTAIEKAVPHGRTLSRGRRDEGAWERVPQQADQAWAALNPRFKAIIDKYPKLASTNNRHHLGTLGTGNHFIEVCLDEANSVWFMLHSGSRGVGNAIGTLFIQLAQADMRQHIANLPDRDLAYFKEGSRHFDDYVEAVGWAQDFARQNRALMMQAVIHAARQVIRKPFEVALEAVNCHHNYVQKERHFGEDILVTRKGAVSAQKGELGIIPGSMGAKSFIVRGLGNEQSFCSCSHGAGRTMSRTKAKNTFTVADQIRATAHVECRKDAAVIDEIPMAYKDIDKVMYAQRDLVEVLHTLRQVVCVKG, encoded by the coding sequence ATGCAACAACCTGCCTACCAACTGCTGGAAGTCGCCAACGGCAAGCCGATCAAACTCTGGACCGAGGGTGTGCCGGTTGAAAGCGAAGCCCGGCAGCAACTGATCAATACCGCGAAGATGCCGTTCATCTTCAAGCACCTGGCGGTGATGCCGGACGTGCACCTGGGCAAAGGCTCCACCATCGGCAGCGTGATTCCCACCGTGGGCGCGATCATTCCGGCGGCTGTGGGCGTGGACATCGGCTGCGGCATGATCGCCGCCCGCACCTCGCTGACTGCCGCCGATTTGCCGGACAACCTGCACGGTCTGCGCACTGCCATTGAAAAGGCCGTGCCCCATGGGCGCACGTTGAGCCGTGGTCGCCGTGACGAAGGCGCCTGGGAGCGCGTTCCACAGCAGGCCGATCAGGCCTGGGCGGCACTGAACCCACGGTTCAAGGCGATCATCGACAAGTACCCGAAACTCGCCAGCACCAACAACCGTCACCATCTGGGCACCCTCGGCACCGGTAACCACTTCATCGAGGTCTGCCTGGACGAGGCCAATAGTGTCTGGTTCATGCTGCACAGCGGTTCTCGCGGTGTGGGCAACGCCATCGGCACCTTGTTCATTCAATTGGCCCAGGCTGACATGCGTCAGCACATTGCCAACCTGCCGGACCGCGACCTGGCCTACTTCAAAGAAGGCAGCCGACACTTCGATGACTACGTCGAAGCGGTGGGCTGGGCTCAAGACTTCGCTCGGCAGAACCGTGCCTTGATGATGCAAGCAGTGATTCACGCGGCGCGGCAAGTGATCCGCAAACCCTTCGAGGTCGCGCTGGAGGCTGTGAACTGTCACCACAATTACGTGCAGAAAGAACGGCACTTCGGTGAAGACATCCTGGTCACCCGCAAGGGCGCGGTGTCGGCGCAGAAGGGCGAACTGGGGATCATTCCCGGCTCCATGGGGGCCAAAAGCTTCATCGTTCGCGGCCTCGGTAACGAGCAATCGTTCTGTTCCTGCAGCCACGGCGCCGGTCGCACCATGAGCCGCACCAAAGCCAAAAACACCTTCACCGTCGCCGACCAGATCCGCGCGACCGCTCATGTGGAATGCCGCAAGGACGCCGCGGTCATTGATGAGATTCCGATGGCCTACAAGGACATCGACAAAGTCATGTACGCCCAGCGTGATCTGGTGGAAGTGCTGCACACGTTGCGACAGGTGGTATGCGTGAAAGGGTAG
- the benB gene encoding benzoate 1,2-dioxygenase small subunit has translation MTITYDAVRDFLYREARYLDDKQWDDWLELYAPDATFWMPSWDDNDELTEDPQREISLIWYGNRTGLEDRIFRIKTERSSASVPDTRTSHNLSNIELIEQADGLCKVRFNWHTLSFRYKTVDSYFGSSFYTLDVRGENTQILAKKVILKNDYVRQVIDVYHL, from the coding sequence ATGACCATCACCTATGACGCGGTGCGCGACTTTCTCTACCGCGAAGCGCGCTACCTCGACGACAAGCAATGGGACGACTGGCTGGAGCTGTACGCGCCGGACGCAACCTTCTGGATGCCGTCCTGGGACGACAACGACGAGCTGACCGAAGACCCGCAGCGGGAAATCTCGCTGATCTGGTACGGCAACCGCACGGGCCTGGAAGACCGCATCTTCCGCATCAAGACCGAGCGTTCCAGCGCCAGCGTGCCGGACACCCGCACCTCACACAACCTCAGCAACATCGAGCTGATCGAACAGGCTGACGGTCTGTGCAAGGTGCGCTTCAACTGGCACACCCTGAGCTTTCGCTACAAGACCGTCGACAGCTATTTCGGCAGCAGTTTCTACACTCTGGATGTGCGCGGCGAGAACACGCAGATCTTGGCCAAGAAAGTGATCCTGAAGAACGACTACGTTCGCCAGGTCATCGATGTTTACCACCTCTGA
- a CDS encoding NUDIX hydrolase — protein MKIRATVICEQDRHILLVRKLRGRWTLPGGKIEPGETIAGAATRELYEETGLGVDGLLYLMELDTASTRHHVYEASVVNLAEARPQNEIFDCIWYPLDAVQNLNTSDATLRIIKAFQRRL, from the coding sequence ATGAAAATACGCGCAACCGTCATTTGCGAGCAGGACCGGCATATTCTCCTGGTGCGCAAACTCAGGGGGCGCTGGACGTTGCCGGGCGGAAAAATCGAGCCTGGTGAAACCATCGCGGGCGCGGCCACAAGAGAGCTCTATGAAGAAACCGGGCTTGGGGTCGACGGCCTGCTGTACTTGATGGAGTTGGACACGGCCAGCACCCGCCACCATGTCTACGAAGCGTCGGTGGTAAACCTGGCGGAAGCTCGGCCACAGAATGAAATCTTCGACTGCATCTGGTATCCACTGGACGCCGTCCAGAACCTCAACACAAGCGACGCCACGCTCAGAATCATCAAAGCGTTTCAGCGTCGCTTGTAG
- a CDS encoding muconate cycloisomerase family protein has translation MRATAIESIETIIVDLPTIRPHKLAMHTMQNQTLVIIRVRCADGIEGIGESTTIGGLAYGNESPDSIKTNIDKHFAPLLLGQDSGNVNAAMLRLERSIRGNTFAKSGIESALLDAQGKRLGLPVSELLGGRVRDALPVAWTLASGDTAKDIAEAEKMLDLRRHRIFKLKIGAGEVNRDLAHVIAIKKALGDRASVRVDVNQAWDEAVALRACRILGSNGIDLIEQPISRNNRAGMVRLNAMSPAPIMADESIECVEDAFNLAREGAASVFALKIAKNGGPRAVLRTAAIAEAAGIGLYGGTMLEGGIGTLASAHAFVTLNTLSWDTELFGPLLLTEDIVSEPLVYRDFQLHVPSTPGLGLSLDEERLAFFRRDKISTAVHQA, from the coding sequence ATGCGTGCAACTGCCATTGAATCGATCGAGACGATCATCGTCGATCTGCCGACCATTCGCCCGCACAAGCTGGCGATGCACACCATGCAGAATCAGACCTTGGTGATCATTCGGGTTCGCTGCGCCGACGGCATTGAGGGCATCGGTGAATCGACCACCATCGGCGGTCTGGCCTACGGTAACGAAAGCCCGGATAGCATCAAGACCAACATCGACAAACACTTCGCGCCACTGCTGCTTGGCCAGGACAGCGGCAACGTGAATGCCGCGATGTTGCGCCTGGAGCGCAGCATTCGCGGCAACACCTTCGCCAAATCGGGTATCGAAAGCGCCTTGCTCGACGCTCAGGGCAAGCGCCTCGGCCTGCCGGTCAGTGAGCTGCTGGGCGGCCGCGTTCGCGATGCCTTGCCGGTGGCCTGGACCCTGGCCAGCGGCGACACCGCCAAGGACATTGCCGAAGCGGAAAAAATGCTCGACCTGCGCCGCCACCGGATCTTCAAACTGAAAATCGGCGCTGGCGAGGTCAACCGCGACCTGGCCCACGTGATTGCGATCAAAAAGGCGCTGGGCGATCGCGCCAGCGTAAGGGTCGATGTCAATCAGGCCTGGGACGAAGCGGTAGCTCTGCGGGCCTGTCGGATCCTCGGCAGCAACGGTATCGACCTGATCGAACAACCGATCTCGCGTAATAACCGCGCCGGCATGGTGCGCCTGAATGCCATGAGCCCGGCGCCGATCATGGCCGATGAATCCATCGAATGCGTGGAAGATGCCTTTAACCTGGCACGGGAAGGCGCCGCTTCAGTATTCGCCCTGAAAATCGCCAAGAACGGCGGCCCGCGCGCCGTGTTGCGAACCGCCGCGATTGCCGAGGCGGCCGGTATCGGTCTGTACGGCGGCACCATGCTCGAAGGCGGAATCGGCACGCTGGCCTCGGCCCATGCCTTCGTCACGCTGAATACCTTGAGCTGGGATACCGAGCTGTTCGGCCCGTTGCTGCTGACCGAAGACATCGTCAGCGAGCCTTTGGTCTACCGCGATTTCCAACTGCACGTCCCGTCAACACCGGGGCTGGGCCTGAGCCTGGATGAAGAGCGCCTGGCGTTTTTCCGCCGGGACAAAATATCCACTGCCGTTCATCAAGCCTGA